GAAGGTGCTGGGGGTGGATCCGCAGTTGTTCTTCGACGTCATGAGCGGCACCGGGTTCGACGTGCCGTACGCGCGGGCGAAGGGACCCATGATGCTGTCCGGCGAGTATCCGGCCAGCTTTCCGGCATCGCTCGCGGCGAAGGACGCGCGGCTTGTCGTGGAGGCTGCGGGGCACGCGATCGACGTCGGCGGGGCTGCGGCCGCGTTGGCGCATCTGGAAGCCGCGGTCGAGGCGGGGCACGGTGAGGACGACATGGCGGCGGTGTACGAGGGGATCGTCAAGCGTTGAGCAATGACGCGACCCGGTCGACGCCGATGCCGGAGACGAGCAGGCGTTCCTTCGCGTTGCCGAGCAGTCGTGCGGTCCAGGGGGTGAAGCCGCCGTCGCCGACGGGGGTCAGGCCGGTGCCGAAGTCGGCGGTGACGGTGAAGCAGAGGCCGGAGTAGTAGTCGCGGCCTACCGCGCGGTCTGGGGCAGCTGAGACGGCTACGTCGGGCAGGGCGTCTTGCACTGAGTCAGCGAAGTCGGCGAAGCGGGTGTCCAAAGTGGTCACTTCGAAGCCTGCGGCATGGGCGCCGGCGGTGCGTACCGCGGTGGTGAGGAAGCGCGCGTGCTCGATCAGGTGCTCGCGTTCGAAGGACCGGTTGCCTCGGTCGCGACCGGCGGTGATGGCTGCGAAGAGGGAGAAGTGCGCGAAGAGTCCGGGGGCCGGAGGTTGGGCTCGGACGACGCGTTGCACGGTGGTGAGCCGGACTGGCGAGGAGCCGGTGCGGCGGAGTGCGGCTTCCAGGGCGAGTCCGTTCGTCGGGTCCGCGGCGACTTCGGTGCCGCGGCCGGTGGGGACGACGCGGTGCTGGGCCAGTCCGGCCACTGTGGAATGGGTGCCGAGCGGGGCGACCGGGGAGAGGGTCACCCGTTCGAATTCCGGCGGCGCGGCGGAAAGCAGGGAGTCTTCGACCCGCCGCAGTACCTCGAACGGCAACGGCGCGGGCGTGGTGAAGCGGTCCTCGCGGTAGCGGCGCAGGACATCCGGCCCGCGCAGTTTCGCGGCTCGGCGGCGGGCTACTTCCAGCTGCAGCGTCGTCAGGTCCGCGCCGGAAAGGCCGGCGAGCACGTCGGCGGCGGGGCCGCCCGGTCCGGCGAGCACGCGGGGGAGCGGGCCGTTCGAGGAGTCCATCCGGCGAGGAGACCAGGCCGGACGAGTTTCCGCGAACGGTTTTCCGCGAACGGCGACTGCGCTGGGTGACCACTGCGGCGGGGGGTCCCCGCCGAGAAGCGCCGCAGGCGGTAACCTCACACCACCTAAGACCCCGCACCACCCGAGGAGGGCCCGTGTCGGCAGGGCAGATCGCCGCGCTGATCGCCGCAGGAGCTTTCGTACTGCTGGTCTTGCTGCTGGCGATCCCGCTGCTCAAGCTCGGCCGCACGCTGGACGAGGCGACGATCGCGATCCGCAAGGCGCACGAGAACAGCGACCCGATCCTGATCGGGGCCAACGAGACGATCACGCACGTCAACACGCAGCTCGAGCGGGTCGACGGGATCACCGCGAACGCACAGGCGGTGAGCGGCAACGTGTCCGCGCTCTCGTCGGTGTTCACCGCGACGCTCGGCGGCCCCCTGGTGAAGACCGCCGCGCTGTCGTACGGGATCAGCAAGGCCCTCCGCGCGCGCCGCAAGAAGCAGGAAGCCAAGGCCTCGAAGGCGCAGCGCCCGGCCCGCCGGGGGAAGAAGTGAAGCGGCTGTTCTGGCTCGGGGTCGGGGTCGTCGCGGGAGTCGCGCTGAGCCGCAAGGCCAGCGAAACCGCTCGTCAGGCCACGCCGGCCGGGTTAGCATCGAACTTGGGCGACGCCGTGCGGGAACTCGCGGGCGCCGTCGGTTCTTTCGGCGCCGAGGTGCGCGCCGGGATGAACGAACGGGAACAGGAGCTGCACGACATGGTCGAGGAGCGGACCGCCGCCGTCGCGCCGCCTTCGGGTGCGGGCAGGCACGCCGCACGTCGCCCCGCCCGGCGAGCTCGCCGGGCGGAGGGCTGATCTCCGCGCGCCTTCCGCCGCCTCCGACCCCCGTTTCCTTTCCCGGCCGAATCCGGGTCTCCAGCACAAGGACTTCACCCGTGGACACACACGAGATCACTGACCGTTTCCTGCGCCACTTCGAAAGCCGGGGCCACACGCGCGTGCCGAGCGCCCCGCTGATCCTCGACGACCCGAACCTGCTGTTCGTCAACGCGGGCATGGTCCAGTTCAAGCCGTATTTCCTCGGCGAGGCCCCGCCGCCGTACCCGCGCGCGACCTCGGTGCAGAAGTGCGTGCGCACGCCGGACATCGACGAGGTCGGCAAGACCACCCGGCACAACACGTTCTTCCAGATGGCGGGCAACTTCTCGTTCGGCGACTACTTCAAGGAAGGCGCGATCGAGAACGCCTGGGAGCTGATCACCAAGTCCCAGGACGACGGGGGCTTCGGCCTCGACCCGGACCGGATCTGGGCGACCGTCTACGAGAAGGACAGCGAGGCGGCCGGGCTGTGGCGCAAGCTCACCGGCCTGCCCAGCGACCGGATCCAGGTCCGCGACGGCAAGGACAACTACTGGGACATGGGCGTGCCCGGTCCCGGCGGCCCGTGCTCGGAGATCTACTACGACCGCGGCCCCGCGTACGGCCGCGAAGGCGGCCCGGTCGCCGACGAGGACCGCTACATCGAGATCTGGAACCTCGTCTTCATGCAGGACGTCCGCGGCGACCAGAGCCCGAAGCTGGGCCACCCGCCGATCGGCGAGCTGCCGAAGAAGAACATCGACACCGGCATGGGCGTCGAGCGCGTCGCGACGATCCTGCAGGGCGTCGAGAACGTGTACGAGACCGACCTGGTGCGCCCGGTGATCGGCCGCGCCGAGGAGTTCTCCGGCCGCCGCTACGGCGCCAACCACGCCGACGACGTGCGCTTCCGCGTCATCGCCGACCACGCGCGCACCGGCGTGCTGCTGATCGGCGACGGCGTCACCCCGGGCAACGACGGCCGCGGCTACGTGCTGCGCCGCCTGCTGCGCCGCATCGTCCGCTCCACGCGCCTGCTGGGCGTGCAGGAGCCGGTGCTGCAGGAGTTCGCGAAGGTCGTCAGCCAGACCATGGGCCCGACCTATCCCGAGCTGATCAGCGGCTTCGACCGGATCTCCGAGGTCGTGCGCGTCGAGGAGGAAGCGTTCCTCGCCACCCTCACCAGCGGTTCGCGCATCTTCGATCTGGCTGCGGCCGAGACGAAGAAGGGCGGCGGCGACGTGCTCGCCGGCGACAAGGCGTTCCAGCTGCACGACACCTACGGCTTCCCGATCGACCTGACCCTCGAAATGGCGGCCGAACAGGGCCTGACCGTCGACGAGGCGGGCTTCCGCACGCTCATGGAGGAGCAGCGCAAGCGCGCCAAGGCGGACGCGGCGGCGCGCAAGAGCGGCCACGGCGACCTGTCCGAGTACCGCAAGGTCCTGGAGCAGCACGGCGAGACCGAGTTCCTCGGCTACACCGAACTGCAGGCGGACGCGAAGGTCGTCGGCCTGCTCGAAGACGGCCTGCCGGTGCGCAGCGTCGCCGCGGGCCGCAAGGCCGAGCTGGTGCTCGACCGCACCCCGTTCTACGCCGAGAGCGGCGGGCAGATCGCCGACACCGGCGTCCTGGTCGGCGACGGCGTCGAGCTGAAGGTGCTCGACGTGCAGAAGATCGTGCCCGGCCTGTTCGTGCACCGCGTCGAGGTGACCCAGGGCGAGGTCGGCATCGACACCCGGCTCACCGGATCGGTGGACGCGAACCGCCGGCTCTCGATCGAGCGCTCGCACTCGGCGACGCACCTCGTGCACGCGGCGGTCCGCGGCGCGTACGGCAAGCGCGCGGCGCAGGCCGGTTCGCTCAACGCGCCGGGCCGGATGCGGTTCGACTTCACCACGCCGGGCGCGGTGTCGACCGACATCCTCACCGAGGTCGAGCAGGAAGTGAACGACTACCTGCAGACCGACGTCGAGGTGCAGAGCTACACCACGACCAAGGACAAGGCGCTCGAACTGGGCGCGGTCGCGCTGTTCGGCGAGAAGTACGGCAACGACGTCCGCGTCGTCGACATGGGCGAGTACTCGCGCGAGCTGTGCGGCGGCACGCACGTCGGCCGGATCGGCCAGCTGGGCCTGGTCAAGCTGGTGTCGGACGCGTCGGTCGGCTCCGGCGTGCACCGCGTCGAGGCGCTGGTCGGCCCGGACGCGCTGAAGCACGTCCGCAAGGAGCAGCTGCTCGTGTCGCAGCTGGCGAACACGTTCAAGGTGCCGTCGGACGAACTGCCCGGCCGGATCGAGGACGTGCTGTCCCGGCTGAAGAACGCCGAGAAGGAGATCGAGCAGCTGCGCACGCAGCAGGTCCTCGGCTCGGCCGGCGCGCTGGCGGACAAGGCGCAGGACGTCTCCGGCGTCTCGGTGGTCGCCGAGGTCGTGCCGGACGTCGACGGCAACGGCCTGCGCGCGCTCGCCTCCGACATCCGCGGCCGCCTCGGCGACCGCCCCGGCGTGGTCGCGCTGTTCGCGCCTTCGGGGGAGAAGGTGGCCTTCGTGGTCGCCACGACCTCGGCGGCGCGCGACAAGGGCATCGCGGCGGGCAAGCTCGTGCCGTCGTTCGCCGAGGCGATCGGCGGACGCGGCGGCGGCAAGCCGGACATGGCCCAGGGCGGAGGCAGCAACCCGGCGGGCGCGGAGCAGGCCGTGACGGCGCTGCGCGCGGCGGTCGCGAACCTTGGCCGCTAACCCCCGGAGAGGCCCGGATCGGCCCGGCGAGTCCGATCCGGGACGGGGCAGGCGGCTCGCGGTCGACGTCGGCTCTGTCCGGGTGGGGGTCGCGCTGAGCGATCCCGCCCCCGTCCTCGCGAGCCCGCTC
The nucleotide sequence above comes from Amycolatopsis sp. AA4. Encoded proteins:
- the alaS gene encoding alanine--tRNA ligase; amino-acid sequence: MDTHEITDRFLRHFESRGHTRVPSAPLILDDPNLLFVNAGMVQFKPYFLGEAPPPYPRATSVQKCVRTPDIDEVGKTTRHNTFFQMAGNFSFGDYFKEGAIENAWELITKSQDDGGFGLDPDRIWATVYEKDSEAAGLWRKLTGLPSDRIQVRDGKDNYWDMGVPGPGGPCSEIYYDRGPAYGREGGPVADEDRYIEIWNLVFMQDVRGDQSPKLGHPPIGELPKKNIDTGMGVERVATILQGVENVYETDLVRPVIGRAEEFSGRRYGANHADDVRFRVIADHARTGVLLIGDGVTPGNDGRGYVLRRLLRRIVRSTRLLGVQEPVLQEFAKVVSQTMGPTYPELISGFDRISEVVRVEEEAFLATLTSGSRIFDLAAAETKKGGGDVLAGDKAFQLHDTYGFPIDLTLEMAAEQGLTVDEAGFRTLMEEQRKRAKADAAARKSGHGDLSEYRKVLEQHGETEFLGYTELQADAKVVGLLEDGLPVRSVAAGRKAELVLDRTPFYAESGGQIADTGVLVGDGVELKVLDVQKIVPGLFVHRVEVTQGEVGIDTRLTGSVDANRRLSIERSHSATHLVHAAVRGAYGKRAAQAGSLNAPGRMRFDFTTPGAVSTDILTEVEQEVNDYLQTDVEVQSYTTTKDKALELGAVALFGEKYGNDVRVVDMGEYSRELCGGTHVGRIGQLGLVKLVSDASVGSGVHRVEALVGPDALKHVRKEQLLVSQLANTFKVPSDELPGRIEDVLSRLKNAEKEIEQLRTQQVLGSAGALADKAQDVSGVSVVAEVVPDVDGNGLRALASDIRGRLGDRPGVVALFAPSGEKVAFVVATTSAARDKGIAAGKLVPSFAEAIGGRGGGKPDMAQGGGSNPAGAEQAVTALRAAVANLGR
- a CDS encoding DUF948 domain-containing protein, coding for MSAGQIAALIAAGAFVLLVLLLAIPLLKLGRTLDEATIAIRKAHENSDPILIGANETITHVNTQLERVDGITANAQAVSGNVSALSSVFTATLGGPLVKTAALSYGISKALRARRKKQEAKASKAQRPARRGKK